In the genome of Streptomyces racemochromogenes, one region contains:
- a CDS encoding transglycosylase family protein: protein MSARRRLATLASVTATAAVSSSLLLALGAVPASAASVATWDKVAECESSGNWSINTGNGYYGGLQFSASTWRAYGGTAYAAYAHQATKKQQILIGEKVLAGQGPGAWPTCGRLAGLGSDHADPYPDAPTPPAPAQSWKAQVLIGSGNGIYHATRFDNGTWTRFGNVDSQATGVPGGVRTTAEAGINGDTHVLAVSNEGRLYHTIRNADRTWGTFGDVHAVAGALPNVTQVAAVSSGTEVQVVVVADGKVYHTVRRANGTWAPFGAVGNPGGAPVTKVALSQTGTDTQVVAVSGGSLFHTVRHADGTWTSWGNASAETGVSGIDEVAVAGTGGDLQLVVTTEGGAKRYHGARLASGQWVLNDLSAVVPAGVTVTDVAAAAVDNELQAAFVTTDGRVLHTIRHTTGTWTGAAPVDLTGVGGTHTGVSITATFN from the coding sequence ATGTCTGCTCGCCGTCGACTCGCCACGCTCGCTTCGGTCACCGCCACCGCTGCCGTCAGCTCGTCCCTCCTCCTGGCCCTGGGCGCGGTCCCGGCCTCGGCCGCCAGCGTGGCCACCTGGGACAAGGTCGCCGAGTGCGAGAGCTCCGGCAACTGGAGCATCAACACCGGCAACGGCTACTACGGCGGCCTGCAGTTCTCGGCATCGACCTGGCGGGCCTACGGGGGCACGGCGTACGCGGCCTACGCCCACCAGGCCACCAAGAAGCAGCAGATCCTGATAGGCGAGAAGGTCCTCGCCGGCCAGGGCCCGGGTGCGTGGCCGACCTGCGGCCGCCTCGCCGGACTCGGCAGCGACCACGCCGACCCGTACCCGGACGCCCCGACCCCGCCGGCCCCCGCACAGTCCTGGAAGGCGCAGGTGCTGATCGGCTCCGGCAACGGGATCTACCACGCCACCCGCTTCGACAACGGCACATGGACCCGCTTCGGGAACGTCGACAGCCAGGCGACCGGCGTCCCGGGCGGGGTGCGCACCACGGCCGAGGCGGGCATCAACGGCGACACGCACGTCCTGGCCGTGAGCAACGAGGGCAGGCTCTACCACACCATCCGCAACGCCGACCGCACCTGGGGAACCTTCGGGGACGTCCACGCGGTCGCGGGCGCCCTGCCCAACGTGACGCAGGTGGCGGCGGTTTCCTCGGGGACCGAGGTGCAGGTCGTGGTGGTGGCGGACGGGAAGGTCTACCACACGGTCCGCCGGGCCAACGGGACGTGGGCGCCGTTTGGCGCGGTCGGCAACCCGGGCGGGGCGCCGGTGACGAAGGTGGCGCTGTCCCAGACCGGCACCGACACGCAGGTGGTGGCCGTTTCCGGCGGCAGCCTCTTCCACACGGTGCGGCATGCCGACGGCACGTGGACGAGCTGGGGCAACGCCTCCGCAGAGACCGGGGTGAGCGGCATCGACGAGGTGGCGGTGGCCGGCACGGGCGGCGATCTCCAGTTGGTGGTGACGACCGAGGGCGGCGCGAAGCGCTACCACGGCGCCCGCCTCGCGAGCGGCCAGTGGGTCCTGAACGACCTCTCCGCCGTCGTCCCGGCCGGCGTCACCGTCACGGACGTCGCGGCCGCCGCCGTCGACAACGAACTCCAGGCCGCCTTCGTCACCACCGACGGCCGCGTCCTGCACACGATCCGCCACACCACGGGGACCTGGACGGGCGCCGCACCCGTGGACCTGACCGGCGTCGGCGGCACCCACACCGGCGTGTCCATCACCGCCACCTTCAACTGA
- a CDS encoding WcaF family extracellular polysaccharide biosynthesis acetyltransferase, producing the protein MRDLPAFTQAGYDKGRGFLTQALWFAVMNTLFGAWFCPARLRVALLRAFGAKIGEGVLIRHRVRVLWPWKLEVGDHTWIGEGAWLLNLEPVTIGSHVCLSQESMLCTGSHDHRAADFRYRNAPITVEDGAWVAVRATVLAGVTVGRCAVAGAGSVVHRDLPELTLQTQDGRRRPVEEPK; encoded by the coding sequence TTGCGCGATCTTCCTGCCTTCACGCAGGCCGGATACGACAAGGGGCGCGGGTTCCTGACGCAGGCTCTGTGGTTCGCCGTGATGAACACCCTGTTCGGGGCGTGGTTCTGCCCGGCCCGGTTGCGGGTGGCACTGCTGCGGGCCTTCGGCGCGAAGATCGGCGAGGGGGTGCTGATCCGGCACAGGGTGCGCGTGCTGTGGCCGTGGAAGCTGGAGGTCGGCGACCACACGTGGATCGGCGAGGGCGCGTGGCTGCTCAACCTGGAGCCGGTGACGATCGGTTCGCACGTGTGCCTGTCGCAGGAGTCGATGCTGTGCACGGGCTCGCACGACCACCGGGCCGCCGACTTCCGCTACCGCAACGCCCCGATCACCGTCGAGGACGGCGCGTGGGTGGCCGTACGGGCGACCGTGCTGGCGGGCGTGACCGTGGGCCGCTGCGCGGTGGCCGGCGCGGGCTCGGTGGTCCACCGGGACCTGCCCGAACTGACCCTGCAGACCCAGGACGGCCGCCGCCGCCCGGTGGAGGAGCCGAAGTGA
- a CDS encoding DUF6458 family protein, translating to MRGIGGCITLIVVGAVLTFASDWEMESVDLDLVGLIMMVAGGIGLAVYASVLKRRRMAALPVVEEHHHRDGI from the coding sequence GTGCGAGGCATCGGTGGTTGCATCACCCTGATCGTGGTGGGGGCCGTCCTCACCTTCGCGAGCGACTGGGAGATGGAGAGCGTTGACCTCGACCTCGTCGGTCTGATCATGATGGTGGCGGGTGGCATAGGCCTCGCCGTCTACGCGAGCGTCCTCAAGCGCCGCCGCATGGCCGCCCTCCCGGTGGTGGAGGAGCACCACCACCGGGACGGGATCTGA
- a CDS encoding glycosyltransferase: protein MKVLHAVTLHSPSHAFGGPVRVALNLAKGLRARGHEARLLALGEGFDPWPTSVEGVPAKLFPARRLLPLGFSGMTSPALLASASRLVREADVVHVHLARDLVTLPVALAALRAGKPLVLQTHGMVDPSGRLLAKLLDAVAVRRLLRGADAVLYLTPHERAGLDAVVGSPPLAQAVRLVNGTPSQEERPPLSGPPRILYSARLQARKRPVDFVDAAPAVLAAHPDTEFVVAGPDEGELAAVRARIAELGLTGRFTVTGALSAAEVLTELRRAHVYVLPSVDEPFPMSVLEALAVGVPPVVTHSNGLARDIAAAGAGRAVEPGPQGVAEAVLALLDPAANAAASTAARELAASSFAMDSVLDTLLGVYEGAVRR, encoded by the coding sequence GTGAAGGTCCTGCACGCCGTCACCCTGCACTCCCCCTCGCACGCCTTCGGCGGACCGGTGCGGGTGGCGCTGAACCTGGCGAAGGGCCTGCGGGCGCGCGGCCACGAGGCGCGGCTCCTGGCCCTCGGCGAGGGCTTCGACCCGTGGCCGACGTCGGTGGAGGGGGTCCCGGCGAAGCTGTTCCCGGCCCGGCGCCTGCTCCCGCTCGGCTTCAGCGGGATGACCTCGCCGGCCCTGCTGGCCTCGGCGTCCCGCCTGGTGCGGGAGGCGGACGTGGTCCACGTCCACCTGGCCCGGGACCTGGTCACCCTGCCCGTCGCCCTGGCGGCCCTGCGGGCGGGCAAGCCGCTCGTCCTCCAGACCCACGGCATGGTCGACCCGAGCGGGAGGCTCCTCGCGAAGCTCCTGGACGCGGTGGCCGTACGCCGGCTGCTGCGCGGCGCGGACGCGGTGCTGTACCTGACCCCGCACGAGCGGGCGGGCCTGGACGCGGTGGTGGGCTCCCCGCCGCTCGCGCAGGCGGTCCGCCTGGTCAACGGCACCCCGTCCCAGGAGGAGCGGCCGCCCCTTTCCGGCCCGCCCCGCATCCTCTACTCGGCCCGTCTCCAGGCCCGCAAGCGCCCGGTGGACTTCGTGGACGCCGCCCCGGCGGTGCTGGCGGCTCACCCGGACACGGAGTTCGTGGTGGCCGGCCCGGACGAGGGCGAGCTGGCGGCGGTCCGGGCCCGGATCGCGGAGCTGGGCCTCACCGGCCGCTTCACGGTCACCGGCGCCCTGTCCGCCGCCGAGGTCCTCACCGAGCTCCGCCGCGCGCACGTCTACGTACTGCCCTCGGTGGACGAGCCGTTCCCCATGTCGGTCCTGGAGGCCCTCGCGGTGGGCGTCCCACCGGTGGTCACCCACTCCAACGGCCTCGCCCGCGACATTGCGGCGGCCGGCGCGGGCCGGGCGGTGGAGCCGGGCCCGCAGGGCGTGGCGGAGGCGGTCCTGGCCCTCCTGGACCCCGCCGCCAACGCCGCCGCCTCCACGGCAGCCCGCGAACTGGCGGCGAGCTCCTTCGCGATGGACTCCGTACTGGACACCCTGCTGGGCGTGTACGAGGGGGCCGTCCGGCGCTGA